The following proteins are encoded in a genomic region of Necator americanus strain Aroian chromosome II, whole genome shotgun sequence:
- a CDS encoding hypothetical protein (NECATOR_CHRII.G4214.T1): MWANRLQLILQEEVHDAAVNRHRKSLLSNPVPNAASYGHFERVRKCTVLHIVLRILPAYSHNISQSIDRKILLGFQSNKFHATKHSF, encoded by the exons ATGTGGGCTAATCGACTGCAATTAATCTTACAAGAAGAAGTGCATGATGCAGCAGTGAACCGTCATAGGAAATCGTTGCTTTCCAACCCGGTTCCAAATGCTGCCTCCTAcggccatttcgagcgcgtacgcaaatgcaccgtgctgcATATCGTTTTGA GAATTCTTCCCGCTTACAGTCACAACATCAGTCAGAGCATTGATAGGAAAATTTTACTCGGATTTCAATCTAACAAATTTCACGCAACAAAGCATTCATTTTAG